A portion of the Cryptomeria japonica chromosome 5, Sugi_1.0, whole genome shotgun sequence genome contains these proteins:
- the LOC131043098 gene encoding indole-3-acetate O-methyltransferase 1-like, which produces MELFKSQSKLVLENVLAMKGGHKESSYTVNSLSVQIKIVRAVKPILERSIHENMILKLNEGGIFKIADFGCATGWNTLLVADTIVRAVQRTFGETEEPEFEVYFVDLPSNDFNSLLRMMPPAQQTCADAENDGDDNPVATRSYFAAAVPESVQQTNSPHVYVSSDCEEAVGFAYLQQFDIDFTLFLNARTEETVDGGCVFISLVGRNGETHIMEEQGTLGDIACHFEYAFQELVNEGFIEKEKWESFNLPCFGPNPEEFESIVKRQGSFRMESVRVLGEFPLHPVTEVMKGEEEAFGRSVLNHYRALFENIVEAHFGCERLTNEFFLRIGKRAADKFEEYLFNQIELVVAFLIKK; this is translated from the exons ATGGAGTTGTTCAAATCTCAATCTAAATTAGTTCTAGAGAATGTGCTCGCAATGAAGGGCGGCCATAAAGAGTCTAGTTATACTGTTAATTCTCTTTCAGTTCAG ATAAAGATTGTTCGGGCTGTGAAACCAATTCTGGAGCGTAGTATTCATGAGAACATGATATTGAAGCTGAATGAAGGAGGCATATTTAAGATAGCAGATTTCGGGTGTGCCACCGGATGGAATACTCTTCTTGTAGCAGACACCATTGTCAGAGCTGTGCAACGCACATTTGGAGAAACAGAGGAACCAGAATTTGAAGTTTATTTTGTTGATCTTCCTTCCAATGATTTCAATTCACTGCTTCGAATGATGCCTCCAGCCCAACAAACCTGTGCCGATGCAGAAAATGATGGTGATGACAATCCAGTGGCTACAAGATCTTATTTTGCAGCGGCT GTGCCAGAGAGTGTTCAACAGACAAACTCACCTCATGTGTACGTTTCAAGTGATTGTGAGGAGGCAGTCGGATTTGCGTATCTGCAGCAATTTGACATAGACTTCACATTGTTTTTAAATGCTCGGACAGAAGAGACAGTTGATGGGGGGTGCGTGTTTATATCTCTGGTGGGTCGCAATGGAGAGACACACATAATGGAGGAGCAAGGAACACTAGGAGATATCGCTTGTCACTTTGAATACGCATTCCAGGAGCTAGTGAATGAG GGTTTTATTGAGAAAGAGAAGTGGGAATCCTTCAATCTACCCTGCTTTGGTCCAAATCCGGAAGAGTTTGAGAGCATAGTTAAGAGGCAAGGCTCGTTCAGGATGGAGAGTGTAAGGGTGTTGGGAGAATTTCCTTTGCATCCCGTGACAGAGGTGATGAAAGGGGAGGAAGAGGCGTTTGGGAGAAGTGTATTGAATCATTATAGAGCACTTTTTGAGAATATTGTGGAAGCTCATTTTGGATGTGAGCGTTTGACAAATGAATTCTTTCTAAGAATTGGTAAAAGAGCAGCTGATAAGTTTGAGGAGTATCTCTTTAATCAAATAGAGTTGGTTGTTGCCTTTCTCATCAAAAAATGA